The Sagittula stellata E-37 sequence CTCGACCGACGCGCCGGCAGAGCGGCCAAAGGTCATAGTCGTGCGCGAGGTCGCTCCATCGCCCTGGCCGAACAGGTACAGTGAAGAGGTGCCACTGAACCCTTCGTCGGCTTGTGAATATTGCGACTGGCTGGTGTCGACTTCGAATGTGGGGTTGTTGTTGCCGGTGCCGGTGAAGCCCAGCGTCACGTCGATGTTGCCGGTGTCCTGCGTGAAGCCGCCTGCCAGGTTGGTGCCGCTCGGACCCTGCTGGCTCCAGTTCAGATCCCCGGCGATATTGTCGGACGTATAGCTGCCGTAGTCGCCGTAGATCAGGTCGGCGCCGTCCTCGCCCAGAACCGTGTCGTTTCCCCAACCCGCGACGACCGTGTCGTTCCCGGCGCCCGCCGCGATGGAATCAGCGTCGATACCGGTGGTGTCGTCGGGGCTCTCGCCGTGGATGTCCAGAAATGCCGGGTCGATGGAGTCGTCGCCCGATGTGCCCTCGATCACGCCGTTGGTGTAGTCGCGGAACGAAAAGGCGATGTCACCGGCCGCCACGTTCGGGTTCGAGTCGTAGGCGGAGACGGTGTAGGTCCGCCCCGCAACCATCGGCTGTTCGGACAGGGTGTAGTAGCCGTCTGCTCCGCCGCCTTCGATCTCGAGCTGTGCGACCTGGAAGGTCTGCCCGGTCACGCTGTCGGTGACGGTCCACACGAGTTCCGCGTCCATGTTGACGTTGGTCGAGGTGCCGGACGTCGTGGTCGCCGTGCCGAAGGCCGTTTCGTCGCCCGCGCTGTCGTCGTCCAGCGTATAGCCTTGGACGCCGGCCTCGTTGTCGGTGATCGTGGCGGTGGCGTTGTAGGTGGATGGCCCGGACCAGGTGAAGCTGCCCGAGGTCGGGATCACGCCCTGGGGGTTCAAGGAATAGAATTCTACTCTGTACGTGGCCATGACAAACCGATCCTGTGCCCTCCCGGCATTGGCACGGAGGAGGGGCGCCTCGGAGGGCGGCAACTGCTCAAACGACGGCCTCTCGCGGGCCTTACGTTGATCGGTCTACGGGAGTGTGGCGGCGGTTTTGGGGAACAATCGCGTCAAATTCGCGTCAAATGTGGCCAAATGAGAAACGCGCGCGTGACGTGCCAGGACGGTTTGCAAACCCTACCACGGTGTCGGATCGGGTCATACGCCGCGCAAAGGAGGGGGCCGGACTTGGTGGGGGCCTTGGGTGGGCAGACAATCAGGCCGCGCGTGCCAAAGGGCCCGGGTATCTGGTTTGCTTATTGGAGCGGCAAAGCTCGTGCGGGCTGAGGTTCATGACGATGTCTTTGAACGGATTGAACGCTGCATAATGCGCCTGCGCGAGGTGCCAGAAGACATGCTCCCGCCGCCGGAGCACACGCAGGAAGAGGTCACGGTGGTCGGTGTGGAAAGTGGCAGGATCGCCGGGCAGAGGGACGAAGTCGTCGTCCGAAGCGCTGCCGCGCAGGATGGCCGCAGGATCGGCTTCCGAACGGAAGATGTTGGTAAGCGTGACCGCAAGGAAATCCGTCGGGCTGCGCCAGTGGCTGCGCGCCCCCGTGAAGGGTGTTTCGTCATCGAGGCCCTGACAGACCAGCATCACCTGCGCCAGCGCGTGGACAAGGAAGGCGTCGGCGGTGCCCTGCCACGGGCCATGATATCCTGTACCCGCCTCATTTTTCGCGGAGAGTGCCAGCACGAAGCCCCGGCCCCGGCGGTGGAGCGCTTCTTTGGGCGACAATGCGTCGTCCGAGATGCACGGCACGATGAGCAGCGGACGGTCGATGTAGGCGATCAGGTACGTGGCGAGGAAATGCCAGCCTGGTGCAATTGCGTTCAGCCGCGCCTCCGTTTCATCCAGCCAGCACGTGCCGTGAACCGTGTCCGTCCGGAGGGTGATCCGGTCGTTGTACCGCCGTTGCTTTGCGCCGCGCATGGTCTGGTCCTCTTGCTGAAAAACACCCGGGCAGAAATGTCCGTGGTTCAGTTCGTGAAGCAGACATGGGGGCAAACCGGAGCGCGGCCAACGGCGGGATTCCCTACCCGCTAAACGCGAAACGCCCGGCACTGGGCCGGACGTCCATGGTCATGTCAAATGTCGTTCAGACGTAGAAGTCGACATGGTGCCTGAGCGGAAGTGTACGATAGCGTTCGCCTGTCAGATCGAAAATCGCATTGGCCAGAGCGGGGGCGGCAGGCGGTGTGCCCGGTTCCCCGATGCCGCCGAGATGCTCCTGCGTTTCAAGGATGCGCACCCGGACCTGCGGCATCTGGGTGATGCGCAGAGGCTCGTAATCGGGGAAGTTCTTTTGCTGTACGGCACCCTCGGCAAAGGTGATCTCTTCGCCGATGGCCGCGGAAAGCCCCATGGCCAACCCACCTGTCAGCTGCGCCTCGATGTTGTCGGGAGCCAGTGCCACGCCGGGGTCGGCAGCCATCCAGGCCCGCGTGACCCGGATCGCATCGTCCTGCTTCTTCACCTCGACGACCACTGCGACGGGCGTGCCGAAGCTGTAGCACATGGCGACGCCGCGCCCGACACCGTCCGGTTTCTCATCCGTCCAGCCGGACATCTCCTTCACGGCGTTCAGCACTTCCCAAGCGGGCAGGAACTCGTCCCGGCAAAGCGCCTGGCGGAACTCGATCGGGTCTGTCCCGGCGGCATGGGCCATCTCATCCATGAAGCTTTCCATGAAGAAGCCGTTGATCGACGACCCCACAGAGCGCCAGAACCCGACCGGCGGCATCTCGGACGCGGCAAAGCCCTGCACGCGGTAATTGAAGATGTCGTAAGGCTGGTTGAAAGCGCCTTCCACGATGGCCTGATCGGGACCGCCGGGCGCGAATCCCGCTGCCCGGGTCAGGGCAGGGCCGGTGACGGGGGCCGAGGAAATGCGGGCCTCCAGCATCTCGGCCGTGCCTTCGCGCACCGCGCCCCGGAACCGTGCGATGGCGGCGGGGCGGTAGAAGTCGTGGGTCATGTCCTCTTCGCGCGAATAGGTCAGCAGCACAGGAGAACCGGGCACCTCCTTGGCAATCCGCGTGGCATAGCGCACCGCGTCGACCTCGCCGCGCCGACCGAAGCCGCCGCCGAGGTAGGTCACGGTCATGTCCACATCCTCCTCGTCGAGGCCCGCTTCCTCGGCCGCGACACTGACCGCGAAGGTGGGCATCTGGCTGCCGGTCCAGAGCCGCAGCTTGCCGCCATCGAACCATGCGTTGCAGCTTTGCGGTTCCATCGTCGCATGGGCGAGGAAGGGCACGCGATACTCCGCCTCGATCTGCTGGGCGTCGCGGTGCAGGCGGGTCACGTCGCCGTCGTCGCGCAGCATCGAATCCGGCTCCTTGTCAAAGGCCTGCTCCAGCGCTTTCGCCAGCGCCGCGTCGTCCTTCTGATAGCGCGCCGCAGTCCATTCGACAGGAATGCGGTTGACCGCGTCCTGCGCGATCCAGGTGTTGCTGGCAATCACCGCGAGGCCATCGCCAAGGTCCACGACCTTCTCGACCCCGGGCATGCGCGAAACCTCGAAGGCGTCGAAGTCGCGCACTGTGGCACGAGTCGGCGCAAGGCGGATGGCCGCGAACTTCTGGCCCGGCAAACGGGTGTCGATGGCGAAGGTCGCGGTGCCGGTGGTCTTGGCAGGAATGTCCACGCGGTTGAACCGGGTGCCGAGGATCTTCCACGACTCCCTTTCACGCAGTTCTATGCGCGGCGCTTCGAGATCGACGGTTTCGGCAGCGAGGCGCGTATAGGGGATCTTTGTCCCGTCAGGCGCGATGACGTTGCCCTTGTCGGTTACCAGTTCGGCGGGCGAGACGTCCAGACGGTTGGCGGCGGCCTGCACCAGCAGTTCGCGCGTGGTGGCCCCGACCACCCGCATCCGCTCGAACCCGTCCTTCATGGCGGTCGACCCGCCCGTCACCTGCAGCGACATGACCTTGCCCACGTGGCCGATCAGATCGCCGAAGGAGCGCTGGAGGGAGGTCGCGTCATACCCCTTGCCCTCCACTGCAATGCCCAGCATCGCGTGGTTGTAGTAGGCCTGTGCGGGCGGGCCGTGGATGATGCGGATCTGGTCGAGCGTGACGTCGAGTTCCTCGGCGATCAGCGCGGCCCAGGTGGTCATCGTGCCCTGGCCCATTTCTGCGTGTGGCGCGACGACGGTGATGCCGTCATTGTCGATCACGACCCAAGGGTTCAGCGCGGTCTCGCCCTCGCCGGGTTGCAGCGGGTTGGGGGCGGGTTTCGCCACGTACCACGCGGCAAAGGCGGCGCCGCCGGCCACGGCGAGCGTGCCGAACAGGAAGGTGCGTCGGGCGATCTTGCCGATACTGGACATGGATCAGGCTCCTTGCGCGGCGGACTTGATGGCCGCGCGAATGCGCGGGTAGGTGCCACAGCGGCAGAGATTGCCGGCCATGGCATCGTCGATCTGCTGATCGGTGGGGTTCGGCACCTCGTCCAGAAGCGCCGCCGCCTGCATGATCTGGCCCGACTGGCAGTAGCCGCATTGCGGCACCTGCGCGTCGATGAAGGCCTTCTGCAGACGGTGCAGCGCGTCGGGTGTGCCCAGCCCCTCGATGGTGGTCACGTCGCCCTCGACGCTGTCGAGCGGGGTGACGCAGGCACGCACCGGCTGGCCGTCGATGTGCACCGTGCAGGCCCCGCAGGACGCGACGCCGCAGCCGTATTTCGTGCCCGTCAGGTTCAGCGCATCGCGCAGCACCCAGAGGAGCGGCACGTTGCCGGGCAGGTCGACCTCGTGGGCGGTTCCGTTGACGGTCAGGGTGAATGGCATGGGATCTCCTTCAGGGGAGCTTTGATTTGGCGGGCGCCGATGTTGCGCCCTTTGGTTCGATTGTGCGGCTTCCCGCGCCAAGGTCAAGGCGTGGCGCCCCGGCGCCCCCGGTTTCCCGCCCGGATGCTGCGGCATGTCGCGGGGGTGGTAACGTCTGGCCGTCCCGCGATGGGATGATCAGCGGGACCGACACCGAATATTGGCGGCAGGGAAAGTCCAGCCGCCGCGCAAAGGGACGGCCGGCGAGGCTGCAGTGCGATACGGTGGTCGACCTGACTGGCCGCTGAACCCCACATCGCGGGCGTGACCCTGAACGCGCGGAATCGCGCGTGGAGCGTCGACTGCCGGACGCCCAGCATGTCGGCAGCGCCGCCGGGCCCCACGACACAGACGCAGCGCTACCACAGGCAGGCGACGGGGTTCTGGGTCTCCTCCGCGCGGAACTTCTGCTGCGTGAGGACCTTTCCGGCGGCCCGGCCGCTGGCGGGAAGCGAGGCGTTCATTCCCTCGATCCGCAGCTTGGCGCCTTTGGATACGATCAGGGCGCACTCCACCACGTTCTGCAGCTCGCGCAGGTTGCCGGGCCAGGGATAGGCGACCTACTTGCGGACCGCGCCGGTGGTGGCCGTGAGCTCCGCGCGTTTGGCGAGGCGCAGGAAGTGCGCCGCCAGAAGCGGGGCTTCTTCGGTGCGTTCGCGCAGCTTGGGCAGCGCGGTGGGGAAGATGTTCAGGAAGAAGTACAGGTCTTCGTGGAGCCGCCCGGACATGCCCTCGCGCGAGTGAACGCGGCAAGCCTGAATGGCCATCTTCGGATACACCAAAGGCTTCTACAATCCGTGTTGCCGCCATCCAGCACTGGGCTGGAAAGGCCCAGTCGCTTTCGAACTTAACGTGGTTTGAACGATCACCGGGGCTACACGAAAACGCGACAGGTCCCTGGGGCGCCTCGACGATCCGTGGCCACGCCGCACGAGATCACGGCATCCCGCACAACAGGCCCTGCATCGGGCGAGCGGTGACTTGCGCCACCATGCGGCGGCACCGCCACCCGAAGACCGGCGCGAAGCGCACCTGGGCGACCCCATGGAAAAGCGCGAACAGGAGATCCCCATCATGGGCATCTTCTCCGGCGATCTGTGGCAGCGCAGCCATTGCCTACCTTCGGGGCCAATGGTCTTTGGCTGTTGCGGTGCGAGCCGCGTCAATGTCAGCGCCAACAGAACCCGTTGCAACGAAACCCGCAAGCTTGCCTGCGAGAACAGGTTGAGCATCTCGCAAAGCTTATCGAGGCGCGGGTCTGCGGACCGATCCGCGATGCCTTCCGCCCGTTTAGGCCAAGGGTGTCCGCAAGGCCATCCCCAACGCCATCGAGGTCGGCGGCCCTCAGCGCTCTGCTAAGCCCGCTCGGGGGAGATCGAAGCCAGCTTCGCCGCGCTGTCGATGTCTGAGATCGAAGGCGTTATCCCGGTGCACTTGATGTGTTGAAACGCGTGCAACATCGGCCCAACGCGGCCAGCGTGCATGGGCTGCACGGGTCCCGGCGAAGACTGCAAATTGCGGAGACGAAAGGGGGCTCTGCCCCCGTCCGCGCTTTGCGCGGACTCCCCCGGAGTATTTGGAAAGCAAAGAAGCCAAGGGACGACGACCGCGGGCGTTTCACCTGTTGCCCGGATAGGTGTGAGCGTGCCAGTGACGCGGTGTGTACCCGTCTTTTCCATGTCACATCGCGTGAGGGTCGGTCTCGGGATGTTGGACCCTTAGGTGGCACTCATGGGCTCTTGGGAGATCGCGTTCCCTCCTGGGGAAGGACAGAGCGACACTTGAGCGCTGCGCCGGTCGCGCGGAAACTCAAAAGGGAAGATGCGCGCCGCTTCGGACATGGGAGGTTAAGCGGTCGGCGGTTCCAGTTCGCGGGACCTGGCGGGGTAGGGGGGCGTTTCGGGGCGTTGCCGGTGGAGGCCGCCGTCACATCCGAAAGCGGGTCGGTGCGGGATGTGGCGATCTTGAAATCGGTCGACGTTTCCCGCTGCTGTGCATGGGCATCGGCCCATGCAAGGGACGGGGCTGTCAAGAGCTGCGGGCCGGTGCCGGATCGTGGGGACACCGCGCAGGTGTTTCACACTTCGCCCCCGGCAATCTGGATGGCCTGGCCGTTCATGCTGCCTGAGTGAGGGCCGCAAAGGAACAGGGCCGCCTCCGCGACCTCTTCCGCCGTGACGAGGCGCCCGTGCGGGTTCACGCCGACCATCACGTCCCGGGCTTTCTGCGCGTCCATTCCGGTGCGTTCCATGATCGACGTGACGTTGCGGGTCACGATGTCGGTGTCGACATAGGCCGGGCAGAGGGCGTTGAAGGTGTAGGGCTTTTTTGCGTAATCCGCCGCCAGCCCCCGGATCAGCCCGAGTAGAGCGTGTTTCGAAGCGGTGTAGGTGGGTGCGCCCTTCAACCCCTTCAACCCGGCTACGGAGGAGACGGCGATGACCCGGCCCCAGTCCGTCCCGGTCATGGTCTTCAGGGACTCGCGGATCGTCAGGAAGGCGCCATCGACGTTGATCGCCATCATCTGCCGCCAGAAGTCCATGTCGGTCTTGAGAAGAGCGCGGCCTTCGGCGATCCCGGCGTTCGGCACGCAGATCTGGATGGGACCGCGCGCCTCCGCGGCGGTGGCGATGCCGCGCGTGACGGAAGCCTCGTCCGCGACATCCATCTGCAGCGCGAAGATCCGGTCGGTGGCGGCGTCCTGCAGCGGAGCGGCGCGGCGGCCGGTGATCGTCACAAGTGCCCCTTCGCGTGCCAGCGCGCGCGCAATGGCGAGGCCGATTCCCGTGCCGCCACCGGTGACGAGAGCGTGTTTGCCCTGCAACATATGTCCCCCTTGTTCTCCCCTGTCCCGCGCGTCGGATGCGCGCGGTGTGGGTCGCAGCTTAACCACGTGAGGAGCGTGGGCAAGGCGGCGAGTGCCTTGGCAAAACCATTCACGTATGCGAATGTGTGATCGGTTTCGACGGGAGGACTGATTTCATGAGAACGTTGATTGTTGCCGGGCTGGTGCTGGTGGGGATGCCGGCGCTGGCCAACGAAGAGATAGCCGACAAGTATCCGCAATCCGAACTGTACGATGCGCCCGTCGAGTTCATACCCGGCGTCTGGACCGCGATCGGGGCGACCGCTCCGCCGACCTATGAGAATGCCGGCCACAACAACAACCTCAGTTTCGTGGTCACCGACGCGGGCGTTGTGGTCGTGAATGGCGGTGCGTCGGTGCGGCTGGCGGCGGCGCTGCACGACGAGATCCGGAAGGTCACGGACCTGCCGGTGAAGCTGGTCATCAACGAGAACGGACAGGGGCATGCCATGCTCGGCAACGCCTACTGGGCCGACCTGGGCGTCGACATCCTCGCCCATGCGGAGGCGATCGAGGAGGTCGAAGAGAACGGCGACTTCATCCTGCAGGCCATGCAGGCGTACAACCGCGACAAGGCGGAGGGGACGCGGGTGGCGGTGCCGAACCTGTCCTTCGACGACCGGTATGCCTTCGAACTGGGCGGTGTGACGTTCGAGGTGCTGCACCTCGGCCCGGCGCACGGGCCCGGTGACGCGCAAGTCTGGATCCCCGAATGGGACCTCGTGATCGCCGGGGACATCGCCTTTCACGAGCGCATGCCGCCGATCTTCGGCGACACCTGTACATCTTGCTGGATCGAGACCTTCGAAGGGCCGTTCACCGATTTGCAGGCGTCATACGTGATCCCGGGCCACGGCCACCCCACGAACATGGGCACGGTGACGGAAGGCACGGTCGGATATCTTCGCGACCTGCGCGAGAAGATCGGCGCGCATATCGACGAGGGAGGCGACCTGGCCGCTGCCTACTACGTCGACCAGTCGCGGTGGGCGCATCTCGATACCTTCGAGGAGCTGGCGACGAAGAACGCGGGGCGGGTGTTCGAGGAGATGGAGTGGGAGTGACATGGCGCGCGCCCTTTGGCGCCGAAGGTGCGCTTAGGGTTGTGTAGGTCTGGGGCGCCGTCGTTGAGGTGCAGGCCATCCGGGTGGCGACCGTTCCGGCTGCAATCGACGCGTCATTCGGACACTGGAATTCC is a genomic window containing:
- a CDS encoding xanthine dehydrogenase family protein molybdopterin-binding subunit, encoding MSSIGKIARRTFLFGTLAVAGGAAFAAWYVAKPAPNPLQPGEGETALNPWVVIDNDGITVVAPHAEMGQGTMTTWAALIAEELDVTLDQIRIIHGPPAQAYYNHAMLGIAVEGKGYDATSLQRSFGDLIGHVGKVMSLQVTGGSTAMKDGFERMRVVGATTRELLVQAAANRLDVSPAELVTDKGNVIAPDGTKIPYTRLAAETVDLEAPRIELRERESWKILGTRFNRVDIPAKTTGTATFAIDTRLPGQKFAAIRLAPTRATVRDFDAFEVSRMPGVEKVVDLGDGLAVIASNTWIAQDAVNRIPVEWTAARYQKDDAALAKALEQAFDKEPDSMLRDDGDVTRLHRDAQQIEAEYRVPFLAHATMEPQSCNAWFDGGKLRLWTGSQMPTFAVSVAAEEAGLDEEDVDMTVTYLGGGFGRRGEVDAVRYATRIAKEVPGSPVLLTYSREEDMTHDFYRPAAIARFRGAVREGTAEMLEARISSAPVTGPALTRAAGFAPGGPDQAIVEGAFNQPYDIFNYRVQGFAASEMPPVGFWRSVGSSINGFFMESFMDEMAHAAGTDPIEFRQALCRDEFLPAWEVLNAVKEMSGWTDEKPDGVGRGVAMCYSFGTPVAVVVEVKKQDDAIRVTRAWMAADPGVALAPDNIEAQLTGGLAMGLSAAIGEEITFAEGAVQQKNFPDYEPLRITQMPQVRVRILETQEHLGGIGEPGTPPAAPALANAIFDLTGERYRTLPLRHHVDFYV
- a CDS encoding (2Fe-2S)-binding protein; this encodes MPFTLTVNGTAHEVDLPGNVPLLWVLRDALNLTGTKYGCGVASCGACTVHIDGQPVRACVTPLDSVEGDVTTIEGLGTPDALHRLQKAFIDAQVPQCGYCQSGQIMQAAALLDEVPNPTDQQIDDAMAGNLCRCGTYPRIRAAIKSAAQGA
- a CDS encoding SDR family NAD(P)-dependent oxidoreductase gives rise to the protein MLQGKHALVTGGGTGIGLAIARALAREGALVTITGRRAAPLQDAATDRIFALQMDVADEASVTRGIATAAEARGPIQICVPNAGIAEGRALLKTDMDFWRQMMAINVDGAFLTIRESLKTMTGTDWGRVIAVSSVAGLKGLKGAPTYTASKHALLGLIRGLAADYAKKPYTFNALCPAYVDTDIVTRNVTSIMERTGMDAQKARDVMVGVNPHGRLVTAEEVAEAALFLCGPHSGSMNGQAIQIAGGEV
- a CDS encoding MBL fold metallo-hydrolase, with translation MRTLIVAGLVLVGMPALANEEIADKYPQSELYDAPVEFIPGVWTAIGATAPPTYENAGHNNNLSFVVTDAGVVVVNGGASVRLAAALHDEIRKVTDLPVKLVINENGQGHAMLGNAYWADLGVDILAHAEAIEEVEENGDFILQAMQAYNRDKAEGTRVAVPNLSFDDRYAFELGGVTFEVLHLGPAHGPGDAQVWIPEWDLVIAGDIAFHERMPPIFGDTCTSCWIETFEGPFTDLQASYVIPGHGHPTNMGTVTEGTVGYLRDLREKIGAHIDEGGDLAAAYYVDQSRWAHLDTFEELATKNAGRVFEEMEWE